Proteins from a single region of Amycolatopsis sp. CA-230715:
- a CDS encoding SDR family NAD(P)-dependent oxidoreductase, producing the protein MRRARSRLDEADARAHEPIAVVAMGCRYPGGVRSPEDLWRLVAGEVDAITPFPDDRGWNLSALYDPDQGRPGTSYVRHGGFLHDAAEFDPAFFGISPREATSMDPQQRLYLEVSWEVLERAGIDPMSLRGSRTGVFAGLMHHDYAARLTEVPAEFEGYLSTGVAGSVLSGRIAYTLGLEGPAVTVDTACSSSLVALHLACTSLRRGECTLAMAGGAAVMSSPATFVELSRQRGLAVDGRCKSYADAADGTGWSEGVGVLLLERESDARRLGHPVLGLVRGCAVNSDGASNGLTAPNGPSQERVIDEALRDARLLPFDVDAVEGHGTGTVLGDPIEAQALLAAYGGRRPAERPLWLGSVKSNIGHAQSAAGVAGVIKMIMAMRHGLLPKTLHVDQPSSHVDWSAGAVRLLVEARSWPETGQPRRAAVSSFGVSGTNAHVVLEQAPPADEKSIVDNRRELAVVPCVVSARSADALRAQAERLRTHLGTAPGAGVADVAWSLATTRAALDHRAAITAADLPELLDGLRRLESGALPTDIAQEGKVAFLFTGQGAQRPGMGRGLHGAFPVFAEAFDEVCAMLDPALRTAMWAEDREALDTTAFAQPALFAFEVAMFRLLTAWGIRADALAGHSVGELAAAHVAGALPLPAACALVTARGRLMQALPGGGVMIAVRAAVDDVRPMLTGLEDTVSLAAVNGPDSVVLSGARDAVHEVARLLSGRGFETTSLTVSHAFHSPLMEPMLAEFRSVVERTDFGTPTIPVVSALTGRLADPAELCDPEYWVRHARQTVLFGDAVRELRSIGVTTFLELGPDGPLSALGQESAGEPGGQLAFVPAARKDRAEAPAVVSAVGQLHSRGVRVDWPAFFAGTGAARVDLPTYAFERERYWMTSAVRGGEAAGWSRANHPMLDAALSLADSGGNLVTGGLSVEAHPWLADHAVGGVPLVPGSALVELVVRAGDDVGCGRIEELTLEAPLFLSPGSTTAIQIAVAAADESGRRSVSVHSRAKGDWVRHACGTLLAADPEASDELAEWPPRGAEPVAVDSWYEDTESAVTYGPEFRGVRAMWRRGGEVFTEVRLPGTGAEQFGIHPALLDAALHGVAPQAGGTGRALVPFSWRGLSLYRSGASVLRVRSAPAGDGAVSLLAADESGGAVFSVDELIVRELSVDAAVAGRASHLHQLDWVRADAVPGPASDVVLAPLPRWDGRSDLAEATRAAVGHILPVLQQWLLEERPADTKLVVLSTGAVAAGDGDAVRDPAQAAALGLVRSAQTEHPGRIALVDVDDGSQAAIPAAVALDEPVVALRDSAAWVPRLARAAAAEGRLPRLDTEGTVLLTGASGQLGGLVARHLVQRHGVRRLVLASRREPADLLAELTALGAVAEFVPCDVADRSGVAALLAGISPDHPLTAVVHAAGALDDGTVLSLTPERIETVLRPKVDGASHLHELTRGLDLAAFVVFSSAAGVLGSGGQGAYAAANSFMDALAAYRHSIGLPALSLAWGPWAGTGMAGRTGLAKSARAGLVPLTEQTGLALFDTALAQAAPVLVPIQLDGAALGRDGEPAKVLSGLTGPPARPGTRTRGNRMRDLAALPEDERVKTVTELVGSSMSEVLGFTSAEAVQAHRSFRELGFDSLTAVELRNQLGAVTGLRLPPTLVFDHPSPAELIAHLLDRITGERRTPSPPRVERSPDEPLAIVGVGCRYPGGADSPEALWRLVAEGRDGFGSFPVDRGWDLDTLFDPDPEHAGTSYVREGAFLYDAAEFDPAFFGISPREAVVMDPQQRLLLETSWEAFENAGVDPFSLRGSRTGVFVGVMYHDYASQGVSGVDGAEGYRSTGISASVASGRIAYTWGFHGPALTLDTACSSSLVALHLAGQALRNHECDLALAGGVTVMSTPTAFIELSRQRGLASDGRCKPFARAADGTGWGEGVGLLLVERLSDARRNGHRVLAVVRGSAVNSDGASNGLTAPNGPSQERVIREALANAGLGVSDVDVVEAHGTGTALGDPIEAEALLATYGRGRERPLWLGSVKSNIGHTQAAAGVAGLIKMIMAMRHGVLPRTLGVDEPTPHVDWSSGGVRLLTENREWDGGGRVRRAAVSSFGISGTNAHVILEEPEALLPEPVGAPEEGPLPWVLSGHDEEALRRQATRLRSHVDANPDLSVSAVGASLLAKPRLAHRAVVVGGGCGELGVGLSDLGLGVVGSVGGVGGVVFVFPGQGSQWVGMGRELYGCSGVFRAEFDACCGVVESVAGWSLMEVLWGGEEVLGRIELLQPLLFAVMVSLAAVWRWLGVEPAAVVGHSQGEVAAVYVAGGLSLSDAVRVVVLRSALFARELVGRGAIASVGLPVEVVRERLVEGVVVAGVSSPGMTMVAGAEEVLREWVEAMVERGTRARVVPATVASHSAQVDRLRAELMGMLSGIQPRQAAVPVYSTVTGGVLDTADMGPRYWFDNARHPVRFQTATEALLADGFDVFVECSAHPVLTTAIEDTLHTTTTTTHNTTDDNNTTDDNNTTDDNNTSNTNDVSNTNDVSKTSNTNVSGASGVSGVGGAGGGVVVGSLRRGQGGLDRLLRSVAGVWVRGVGVWWERLFSGAVRVELPTYSFQRQRYWLSPPAPAPGPSGWEGLGELFGGGDVVERLGLGPGDTAVEAVEAVRAWWGDRRVEEVTRGWRYRFRWQPLTVPAAVVDGVWVVVVPAGCAIPVLVPGARVVEIDMAVSSVAEMAEAVWGCGDGRPVSGVLSLLGLDSRPCAQEPAVVRSLLFNTELLRGGGDAVVWWATQGGDPMRAQLWGAGRVAALEHPGRWGGLVQLPEVLDERAVTRLGAVLGQRREDQVRISADGVFGRRMIPAGTDPDTQTRAGGGEPGRWRPRGTVLVTGGTGALGRHVARWLVDNGATRVVLASRRGGHAPGVADLPGPVEAVACDVTDRAAVAAVLAGEPELTAVVHAAGVSHQRALTELVTAADWAEGLHAKVTGARILDELTGELDAFVLFSSGAGAWGGTGQAAYAAGNAYLDALARDRRDRGLNATAIAWGGWAGGGMITPDATDTLTRIGITMMPPEHALHTLHTTLHHNETNITIANLDWTTFHPTFTINRPSPLLTTIPTTPPPTPTNTTPNTLHQLPHPERMRALDELVRSTAATVLGHATAEAIEPGKPFAELGFDSLTAVELRNRLAESTGLSLPTTLIFDHPNSAALVDRLSAELVPSTGSPVDLALSNVDEAFSVADETERDRLVERLRAVLAEWTVPDSLEAATDQDLFHIVDRGYGPS; encoded by the coding sequence TTGCGCCGCGCTCGTTCTCGGCTGGACGAGGCCGACGCGCGGGCGCACGAACCGATCGCCGTCGTGGCCATGGGGTGCCGCTACCCCGGCGGTGTCCGGTCGCCCGAGGACCTCTGGAGACTGGTGGCAGGGGAGGTCGACGCGATCACCCCGTTCCCCGACGACCGGGGCTGGAACCTTTCCGCCCTCTACGATCCCGACCAGGGCAGGCCGGGCACCAGCTACGTGCGGCACGGTGGGTTCCTGCACGACGCGGCGGAGTTCGATCCGGCCTTCTTCGGCATCTCGCCGCGCGAAGCGACCTCGATGGACCCTCAGCAGCGGTTGTACCTGGAAGTGTCGTGGGAGGTGCTCGAACGGGCCGGAATCGACCCGATGTCGTTGCGCGGCAGCCGGACCGGCGTGTTCGCCGGGCTGATGCACCACGACTACGCCGCCCGGCTGACGGAGGTTCCCGCCGAGTTCGAAGGGTACCTGAGCACGGGCGTGGCGGGGAGTGTCCTATCTGGACGGATCGCCTACACGCTTGGTTTGGAGGGCCCGGCGGTCACTGTGGACACCGCGTGTTCCTCTTCGCTGGTGGCGCTGCACCTGGCGTGCACCTCGCTGCGCCGCGGCGAGTGCACGCTCGCGATGGCAGGCGGTGCGGCGGTCATGTCGAGCCCGGCGACCTTCGTCGAGCTGTCCCGGCAACGCGGCCTCGCCGTCGACGGCCGCTGCAAGTCCTACGCGGACGCGGCAGACGGGACCGGGTGGTCGGAAGGTGTCGGAGTCCTCCTGCTGGAGCGGGAGTCGGACGCCCGCCGCCTCGGACATCCGGTGCTCGGACTCGTGCGCGGGTGCGCGGTGAACTCCGACGGTGCCTCGAACGGTTTGACCGCGCCGAACGGGCCGTCGCAGGAGCGGGTGATCGACGAGGCGCTGCGAGACGCGCGGTTGCTTCCCTTCGACGTGGACGCGGTGGAGGGCCACGGGACCGGGACCGTTCTCGGCGACCCGATCGAGGCGCAGGCGCTGCTGGCGGCCTATGGCGGCCGCCGGCCCGCGGAGCGGCCGCTCTGGCTCGGTTCCGTCAAGTCCAACATCGGACATGCCCAGTCCGCGGCCGGGGTGGCCGGGGTGATCAAGATGATCATGGCCATGCGGCACGGGCTGTTGCCGAAGACCTTGCACGTCGACCAGCCCTCTTCGCACGTCGACTGGTCGGCGGGCGCGGTTCGCCTGCTCGTCGAGGCTCGGAGTTGGCCGGAAACCGGGCAGCCGAGACGAGCCGCCGTTTCTTCGTTCGGAGTCAGCGGCACGAATGCCCACGTGGTTCTCGAGCAAGCGCCTCCGGCCGACGAGAAGTCCATTGTGGACAATCGACGCGAGCTGGCCGTCGTGCCGTGCGTGGTGTCTGCACGTTCCGCCGATGCCCTGCGGGCCCAGGCCGAACGGCTCCGCACGCACCTCGGAACGGCACCGGGCGCCGGCGTCGCGGACGTGGCCTGGTCGTTGGCGACCACGCGCGCCGCGCTGGACCATCGCGCGGCGATCACCGCCGCGGACCTGCCCGAACTCCTGGATGGTCTGCGGCGTCTGGAATCCGGGGCGCTGCCGACCGACATCGCCCAGGAAGGGAAGGTGGCGTTCCTGTTCACCGGGCAGGGCGCGCAGCGGCCGGGCATGGGGCGCGGGCTCCACGGTGCGTTTCCCGTGTTCGCCGAGGCCTTCGACGAGGTGTGCGCGATGCTGGACCCGGCGCTGCGCACCGCGATGTGGGCCGAGGACCGCGAAGCACTCGACACCACCGCTTTCGCGCAGCCCGCGCTGTTCGCGTTCGAAGTCGCGATGTTCCGGTTGCTCACCGCGTGGGGCATCCGGGCGGACGCCCTCGCCGGGCACTCGGTTGGTGAGCTCGCCGCCGCGCACGTGGCCGGTGCCCTGCCGCTGCCGGCGGCCTGCGCCCTGGTCACCGCTCGTGGCCGCTTGATGCAGGCGCTGCCGGGCGGTGGCGTGATGATCGCCGTTCGGGCAGCGGTGGACGACGTGCGCCCGATGCTGACCGGGCTCGAAGACACGGTGAGCCTGGCAGCGGTCAACGGGCCGGACTCGGTGGTGCTCTCCGGTGCGCGGGACGCCGTGCACGAGGTCGCCCGGCTGTTGTCCGGTCGCGGGTTCGAGACGACGTCGCTGACCGTCAGCCACGCCTTCCACTCACCGCTGATGGAGCCGATGCTCGCCGAATTCCGTTCGGTGGTGGAGCGGACCGACTTCGGCACTCCAACGATTCCGGTGGTCTCCGCGCTGACCGGACGGCTGGCCGATCCCGCCGAACTGTGCGATCCGGAGTACTGGGTGCGGCACGCCCGGCAAACCGTGCTGTTCGGCGACGCCGTGCGAGAACTGCGGTCCATCGGGGTCACCACCTTCCTGGAGCTCGGGCCGGATGGCCCGCTTTCGGCGCTCGGTCAAGAGTCCGCGGGGGAACCGGGCGGTCAGCTCGCCTTCGTCCCGGCCGCCCGCAAGGATCGCGCGGAGGCACCCGCTGTCGTTTCGGCCGTCGGGCAGCTGCACAGCAGGGGAGTCCGGGTCGACTGGCCTGCCTTCTTCGCGGGCACGGGTGCGGCTCGGGTCGACTTGCCCACCTACGCGTTCGAGCGCGAGCGCTACTGGATGACGTCAGCCGTTCGCGGTGGCGAGGCAGCGGGGTGGAGCAGGGCGAACCATCCCATGCTCGACGCGGCTCTCTCGCTGGCTGACTCCGGGGGAAACCTGGTGACCGGGGGGCTTTCGGTGGAAGCGCACCCGTGGTTGGCCGATCACGCGGTCGGGGGCGTGCCGCTCGTGCCGGGAAGCGCGCTCGTGGAACTCGTGGTTCGCGCCGGGGACGACGTCGGCTGCGGGCGGATCGAGGAACTGACCCTCGAAGCGCCGCTGTTCCTGTCACCGGGTTCGACGACGGCCATCCAGATCGCGGTCGCGGCGGCGGACGAGTCCGGCAGGCGATCGGTGTCCGTGCACTCGCGTGCGAAGGGGGACTGGGTCCGGCACGCGTGCGGCACCTTGCTCGCCGCGGACCCCGAGGCATCGGACGAACTGGCGGAGTGGCCACCGCGCGGTGCGGAGCCGGTCGCGGTGGACAGTTGGTACGAGGACACGGAAAGCGCGGTCACCTACGGGCCGGAGTTCCGCGGGGTGCGGGCGATGTGGCGGCGCGGTGGGGAAGTGTTCACCGAGGTGCGTCTCCCCGGCACGGGAGCGGAGCAGTTCGGGATCCATCCGGCCCTGTTGGATGCCGCCCTGCACGGTGTGGCTCCGCAGGCCGGTGGAACCGGCCGGGCGCTCGTACCGTTCTCGTGGCGTGGCCTGAGCTTGTACCGGTCGGGCGCGTCGGTACTGCGGGTCCGGTCGGCACCGGCGGGCGACGGTGCCGTGTCGCTGCTGGCGGCCGATGAATCCGGTGGCGCGGTGTTCTCGGTGGACGAGCTGATCGTGCGCGAACTGTCGGTGGACGCTGCCGTCGCCGGTCGGGCGAGTCACCTGCACCAGCTCGACTGGGTCCGTGCTGACGCGGTCCCCGGTCCGGCTTCCGACGTGGTGCTCGCGCCGTTGCCACGGTGGGACGGGCGAAGCGACCTCGCGGAGGCGACGCGGGCGGCCGTCGGGCACATCCTGCCGGTGCTTCAGCAGTGGTTGCTCGAAGAGCGCCCGGCGGATACGAAGCTGGTCGTGCTGTCGACGGGCGCGGTCGCCGCCGGGGACGGCGACGCCGTGCGCGACCCGGCCCAGGCCGCGGCACTCGGCCTCGTGCGTTCGGCGCAGACGGAACATCCCGGTCGCATCGCGCTGGTCGACGTGGACGACGGTTCGCAGGCGGCGATACCGGCGGCGGTGGCACTCGACGAGCCGGTGGTGGCCCTGCGCGACAGCGCCGCGTGGGTGCCGCGGCTGGCGAGGGCGGCTGCGGCGGAGGGGCGGCTCCCGCGACTGGACACCGAGGGGACCGTGCTGCTCACCGGTGCGTCGGGACAGCTGGGCGGGTTGGTCGCCCGGCATTTGGTACAGCGGCACGGCGTACGCCGCCTCGTGCTGGCGAGCCGGCGCGAGCCAGCGGACCTGCTGGCGGAGCTGACCGCGCTCGGTGCCGTCGCCGAGTTCGTGCCGTGCGATGTGGCCGATCGGTCCGGGGTGGCCGCGCTGCTCGCCGGGATCTCACCGGATCACCCGCTCACCGCCGTGGTGCACGCCGCGGGGGCGTTGGATGACGGCACGGTGCTGTCGTTGACACCAGAGCGCATCGAAACGGTACTGCGACCGAAAGTCGACGGGGCATCGCACTTGCACGAGCTGACGCGGGGGCTGGATCTCGCGGCCTTCGTGGTGTTCTCCTCCGCGGCGGGTGTGCTCGGCAGCGGCGGGCAGGGTGCGTACGCGGCGGCGAACTCGTTCATGGACGCGTTGGCGGCGTACCGGCACTCGATCGGCCTGCCCGCGTTGTCGCTGGCTTGGGGGCCGTGGGCGGGAACCGGGATGGCGGGCCGGACCGGTCTGGCGAAATCGGCCCGCGCCGGCCTGGTCCCGCTGACCGAGCAGACCGGCCTCGCACTGTTCGACACGGCGCTGGCGCAGGCCGCACCGGTGCTGGTCCCGATCCAATTGGACGGTGCAGCGCTTGGACGCGACGGCGAACCGGCCAAAGTGCTGAGCGGATTGACCGGTCCGCCGGCTCGTCCGGGGACCCGCACCCGCGGGAACCGCATGCGCGACCTCGCCGCGCTTCCCGAGGACGAGCGGGTGAAGACCGTCACCGAGCTGGTCGGTTCCTCGATGTCCGAGGTACTCGGTTTCACCTCGGCGGAGGCAGTGCAGGCGCACCGGTCCTTCCGCGAGCTCGGCTTCGACTCGCTCACCGCGGTCGAGTTGCGTAACCAACTCGGTGCCGTGACCGGACTGAGGCTGCCGCCGACCCTGGTGTTCGATCACCCGTCACCGGCCGAGCTGATCGCGCACCTGCTCGATCGGATCACCGGCGAACGGCGGACTCCGTCCCCGCCCCGCGTCGAGCGCTCACCGGACGAGCCGCTGGCGATCGTCGGTGTGGGCTGCCGGTATCCCGGTGGGGCCGACTCACCCGAAGCGCTTTGGCGGCTGGTCGCGGAGGGAAGGGACGGTTTCGGCTCGTTCCCGGTGGACCGGGGCTGGGACCTGGATACCCTGTTCGACCCCGACCCGGAGCACGCCGGTACCTCGTACGTCCGTGAAGGCGCGTTCCTGTACGACGCCGCTGAGTTCGATCCGGCGTTCTTCGGCATTTCGCCGCGCGAGGCGGTGGTGATGGACCCGCAGCAGCGGTTGCTGCTGGAGACCTCGTGGGAGGCGTTCGAGAACGCCGGGGTGGACCCCTTTTCGTTGCGCGGCAGCCGGACCGGGGTGTTCGTCGGGGTGATGTACCACGACTACGCCAGCCAAGGAGTGTCCGGTGTGGATGGTGCGGAGGGCTACCGGAGCACGGGTATCTCGGCCAGTGTCGCCTCCGGGCGGATCGCCTACACCTGGGGTTTCCACGGTCCCGCGCTCACCTTGGACACCGCGTGTTCGTCCTCTCTGGTCGCGCTGCACCTTGCCGGGCAGGCGCTGCGCAACCACGAGTGCGACCTGGCCCTTGCCGGTGGGGTGACCGTGATGTCGACGCCGACGGCGTTCATCGAGCTGTCGAGGCAACGCGGCCTGGCGTCCGACGGCCGCTGCAAGCCCTTCGCACGCGCGGCGGACGGAACCGGCTGGGGTGAGGGAGTCGGGCTTCTCCTCGTGGAGCGGTTGTCGGATGCGCGTCGGAATGGGCATCGGGTGTTGGCGGTGGTGCGGGGTTCTGCGGTGAATTCGGATGGTGCGTCGAATGGGTTGACAGCGCCTAATGGTCCGTCGCAGGAGCGGGTGATTCGGGAGGCGTTGGCGAACGCGGGTCTTGGTGTGTCGGATGTGGATGTGGTGGAGGCGCATGGGACGGGTACGGCGTTGGGTGATCCGATTGAGGCTGAGGCGTTGTTGGCGACGTATGGGCGGGGTCGTGAGCGGCCGTTGTGGTTGGGGTCGGTGAAGTCCAACATCGGGCACACCCAGGCCGCGGCCGGTGTCGCCGGGCTGATCAAGATGATCATGGCGATGCGGCACGGGGTGCTGCCAAGGACGCTTGGCGTGGACGAGCCGACGCCGCATGTGGATTGGTCTTCGGGTGGGGTGCGGTTGTTGACCGAGAATCGGGAGTGGGATGGCGGGGGGCGTGTCCGGCGGGCCGCGGTGTCGTCGTTCGGGATCAGCGGCACCAACGCACACGTGATCCTGGAGGAACCTGAAGCGCTGTTGCCCGAACCCGTCGGCGCGCCGGAGGAGGGTCCGCTTCCTTGGGTCCTCAGTGGACATGACGAGGAAGCGTTGCGTCGTCAGGCTACGCGTCTTCGGTCGCATGTGGACGCCAACCCGGACCTGTCCGTCTCGGCGGTGGGGGCGAGCCTGCTCGCGAAACCGCGGTTGGCGCATCGTGCGGTGGTGGTGGGTGGTGGGTGTGGTGAGTTGGGTGTGGGGTTGTCGGATTTGGGGTTGGGTGTGGTGGGGTCGGTGGGTGGTGTGGGTGGGGTGGTGTTTGTGTTTCCGGGGCAGGGGTCGCAGTGGGTGGGGATGGGGCGGGAGTTGTATGGGTGTTCGGGGGTGTTTCGGGCGGAGTTTGATGCGTGTTGTGGGGTGGTGGAGTCGGTGGCGGGGTGGTCGTTGATGGAGGTGTTGTGGGGTGGGGAGGAGGTGTTGGGGCGGATTGAGTTGTTGCAGCCGTTGTTGTTCGCGGTGATGGTGTCGTTGGCGGCGGTGTGGCGGTGGTTGGGGGTGGAGCCCGCGGCGGTGGTGGGTCATTCCCAGGGTGAGGTGGCGGCGGTGTATGTGGCGGGTGGGTTGTCGTTGTCGGACGCGGTGCGGGTGGTGGTGTTGCGTAGTGCGTTGTTCGCGCGGGAGTTGGTGGGGCGGGGAGCGATCGCGTCGGTGGGGTTACCGGTGGAGGTGGTGCGGGAGCGGTTGGTGGAAGGGGTGGTGGTGGCGGGGGTGAGCAGTCCGGGGATGACCATGGTCGCTGGTGCGGAAGAGGTGTTGCGGGAATGGGTGGAGGCGATGGTGGAGCGGGGGACGCGGGCGCGGGTGGTTCCGGCCACGGTGGCCTCGCATAGCGCGCAGGTTGATCGGTTGCGTGCCGAGCTGATGGGGATGTTGTCCGGGATCCAGCCCCGGCAAGCGGCGGTACCGGTGTATTCCACGGTGACCGGCGGAGTGCTCGATACCGCGGACATGGGGCCACGGTACTGGTTCGACAACGCCCGCCACCCGGTGCGATTCCAGACCGCGACCGAGGCACTGCTGGCCGACGGCTTCGACGTGTTCGTCGAATGCAGCGCACACCCGGTCCTGACCACCGCGATCGAAGACACCCTCCACACCACAACCACAACCACCCACAACACCACCGACGACAACAACACCACCGACGACAACAACACCACCGACGACAACAACACCAGCAATACCAACGATGTCAGCAACACCAACGATGTCAGCAAGACCAGCAACACCAACGTTAGTGGCGCCAGTGGTGTCAGTGGTGTTGGTGGCGCTGGTGGTGGTGTGGTGGTGGGGTCGTTGCGTCGGGGGCAGGGTGGGTTGGATCGGTTGTTGCGGTCGGTGGCGGGGGTGTGGGTGCGGGGTGTGGGGGTGTGGTGGGAGCGGTTGTTTTCTGGTGCGGTGCGGGTGGAGTTGCCGACGTATTCGTTTCAGCGGCAGCGGTATTGGTTGAGTCCCCCGGCACCGGCGCCGGGACCGTCGGGGTGGGAGGGGTTGGGGGAGTTGTTCGGGGGTGGGGATGTGGTTGAGCGGTTGGGGTTGGGGCCGGGGGACACGGCGGTGGAGGCGGTGGAGGCGGTGCGGGCGTGGTGGGGTGATCGGCGGGTGGAGGAGGTGACGCGGGGGTGGCGGTATCGGTTCCGGTGGCAGCCGTTGACGGTGCCCGCGGCGGTGGTGGACGGGGTGTGGGTGGTGGTGGTTCCGGCCGGATGCGCGATACCGGTGCTGGTGCCCGGGGCGCGGGTGGTGGAGATCGATATGGCGGTGTCCTCGGTGGCCGAGATGGCCGAGGCGGTGTGGGGGTGTGGTGATGGCCGGCCGGTGTCGGGGGTGTTGTCGTTGCTGGGGCTGGATTCCCGCCCGTGCGCGCAGGAGCCGGCGGTGGTGCGGAGTTTGCTGTTCAACACCGAGTTGTTACGCGGTGGCGGGGACGCGGTGGTGTGGTGGGCCACCCAGGGCGGGGATCCGATGCGGGCGCAGTTATGGGGTGCCGGGCGGGTGGCCGCGTTGGAACATCCCGGCCGGTGGGGCGGGCTGGTGCAGTTACCCGAGGTACTCGACGAGCGGGCCGTGACCCGGCTGGGCGCGGTGCTCGGGCAGCGGCGGGAAGACCAGGTCCGCATCAGCGCCGACGGGGTGTTCGGGCGACGAATGATCCCCGCCGGAACCGACCCCGACACCCAGACCCGAGCCGGGGGTGGTGAGCCGGGTCGTTGGCGGCCTCGGGGGACGGTGCTGGTCACCGGGGGCACCGGGGCGCTGGGGCGGCATGTGGCCCGCTGGCTGGTGGACAACGGCGCGACCCGGGTGGTGCTGGCCAGCAGACGGGGCGGGCACGCCCCGGGCGTGGCCGATCTGCCCGGCCCGGTCGAGGCGGTCGCCTGTGATGTCACCGACCGGGCCGCGGTCGCGGCCGTGCTGGCCGGGGAACCGGAACTGACCGCGGTCGTGCACGCCGCCGGTGTCTCCCACCAGCGTGCGCTGACCGAGCTGGTCACCGCCGCGGACTGGGCCGAGGGACTGCACGCCAAAGTCACCGGTGCCCGGATCCTGGACGAGTTGACCGGCGAGCTGGACGCGTTCGTGTTGTTCTCCTCCGGCGCCGGCGCCTGGGGCGGAACCGGGCAAGCCGCCTACGCCGCCGGTAACGCCTACCTCGACGCCCTCGCCCGCGACCGCCGCGACCGCGGCCTCAACGCCACCGCGATCGCCTGGGGCGGCTGGGCAGGCGGCGGCATGATCACCCCCGACGCCACCGACACCCTCACCCGCATCGGCATCACCATGATGCCCCCCGAACACGCCCTGCACACCCTCCACACCACCCTGCACCACAACGAAACCAACATCACCATCGCCAACCTCGACTGGACCACCTTCCACCCCACCTTCACCATCAACCGCCCCAGCCCCCTGCTCACCACCATCCCCACCACACCACCCCCCACCCCCACCAACACCACCCCCAACACACTCCACCAACTCCCCCACCCCGAACGGATGCGCGCGCTCGACGAACTAGTGAGGTCGACCGCCGCCACCGTGCTCGGCCACGCCACCGCGGAGGCGATCGAACCCGGAAAACCGTTCGCGGAACTGGGTTTCGACTCATTGACCGCGGTCGAACTGCGTAATCGCCTCGCCGAGTCCACCGGCCTGAGCCTGCCGACCACACTGATCTTCGACCACCCGAACTCCGCCGCGCTGGTCGATCGCCTGAGCGCCGAGCTGGTCCCGTCGACCGGTTCCCCCGTCGACCTCGCACTGTCCAATGTAGATGAAGCGTTCAGCGTCGCCGACGAGACCGAACGGGATCGGCTGGTCGAGCGGCTGCGCGCGGTGCTGGCGGAGTGGACGGTGCCGGACTCCCTCGAGGCCGCGACCGACCAAGACCTGTTCCACATCGTGGATCGCGGCTACGGGCCGTCGTGA